The window AGATTATCAAGGTTTCCTATGCCGTAGAACACCCTACCAGCCTTGAGGTCTACAGCAATTTTACCAACGAAATTCAAAGCCCCCGGCGCAAGAATATGCAAAGGCAACAATACGAAAAGTTTTAAGACTTTTCTAAGGCCAAGCGCGCCATAAACTGTGCCTGCCCCAGCTCAAAAGCCTCACGTCCTTCAGCTGTCAGCCAGGGATACAAGAGACCCAGCAAAAGCTCAGTATAGTGCAGCAAGCGTTGAGGTTCAGCATCATCGCGCAGAATCGTGGCTTCGCTCATCCAGGCATTGCCAACAATAAAATAATGCTCAACCAGGCGACTAAAGGCCGGGCTGTCTAAGGGCAGCAAAGCCCAGCCACGGGCATTCAAGAGCTTAAAAATCTGCCTTAATTCGGCCTGGCGAACTTCCTGCAAAGCCCTGAAATGGGCTTTGATTTCAGGATACGTTCGCATAATACTGACAAAATCATGCATCAGAAACTGATAGCGGTATTGTATTTCCAGCATTCGGTAGGTTTTTTGAAACGCATCCAAAAAACTGAATTCACGCACCTGCAAAGCACGTAAAGTTTGATCAAATTCGACCACCAACTGCTGATAAAGCGCCATCACCAAGTCCTGCTTATGTGGGAAATGGTAACAGAGATGCCCTTGGCTGATCCCCAAAGCCAGAGCTATTTGGCGGGTAGTGACTTTTTCATGGCCTTCGGCATTGAAAAGCACGAGGGTCTGGGCTAAAATTTTTGCTTTGGTTTTCATAAACTTAGTATACTTGACCTAAAAATAAAATTTTAGTACACTTGACCTAGTAGATTTGACCTAGATTGGAGATTTGACCATGAAAGTTTTGATCGCAGGTGCTGGAATCGGGGGCCTGGGAATGGCTTTGGCCCTTGAAAAATTTGGGATTGAGGCCGAAATATTTGAAGCCGCGCCCGTGCTCAAAGCGGTTGGAGCCGGGCTCTGGGTGGCGCCCAATGGGCTTGAAATTCTCAATCGCATTTCCCCTGAGCTCAAACGCAAGGTACAGGAGGCAGGACAGGAACTCGCCTTTTCAAGCGTTGAAGATCTTCAGGGACACCAACTTTCAGGCTTCAATGCAGCACACTTACGCAGCCGATATGGTGCAGGCCCTCTGGCCATCAAGCGCGCAGATCTGCATCAGATTTTAATCCAGGCACTTAGAAAGACAACCCTGCAAACGGGTAAACGGCTGCAAAGTTTTATCACAGATGAAGATCAAATCGTGCTGGAATTTGAAGACGGCAGCCAAACCAGGGGAGATCTCTTGATCGGAGCTGATGGTCTGCGCTCCAGGGTACGCCAGTCCTTATTCGGAGACATTCCTTTGCGTTACAGCGGTCAAACCTGCTGGCGAGGCCTCGCCCCCCTGCAACTTCCGGCCCCCTGGCAAGGAAAGGGAATGGAACTCTGGGGAGACAAACCAGGCTTAAGAGCCGGCTTCTCTCCGGTTTCAGCTCAAGAAGTTTATTTCTATCTGACCCAGGCGCTCCCTGCAGGGGGAAAAGATAGTCCAGAAACACTCAAAAGTGAACTGCTCAAGGCCTTTGCCGCTTTCCCCCCCCTGATCTCTGAGTTGATTCAGGCCACTCCCCACGAAGCCTTTCTGCGCAATGATCTGAGTGATTTTGTACCCTTGAACCACTATGGCAAAGACCGCGTCTTTCTGCTCGGCGACGCAGCCCATGCCACTACGCCCAATCTGGGTCAAGGAGCCAATCAAGCCCTTGAAAGTGCCTGGGTTCTGGCAGAAAGTCTGGCGCAAAACCCAGAGGATCTGCACAAGGTTTTGCAACGCTACGAAAGCCTGCGCATCCCGCGTGCACGCAGAATTGTTGAAACCTCCTGGAAGATCGGGCAACTCAGCAATCTGAAACGGGGGCTGCGTCTGCGCAATTGGTTCATGTCACACCTACCAGCATCGCTGACTGAAAAGCAATTGCAGGCAGTCTTTCAAATTCCCGCCAGCTGAGTTAAACTCTGTCTATGCCTGAGGACTCAAAAAAAGACCCCAAAATCAATAATAAGTACATCGTCGGTGGAGTTGCCCTGTTTTTGGGCATCGTCATTCTCAGTCAATTCTATTTCCGTCAATTGAGCCCTGAATCGCGTGAATTCCATCGTTTTATTGAGCAAATGCCACTTGAAAAAATTCAAGAAATTCGCATTGAGCCCTATACCGTGCTCTCACTGACCGACCATACACTCGTGATTCGTGACAAGCAACAGATCGCTGAAATTGCATCCGCGCTGCGGCAAGCTCCTGCAATAGGCTTGAATCACCCAGAAGCCAACTGGGTCGCCATTCTGAGAATCATAGCCGACCGCGAATATGGTGGGCAGATTGAAAGCACCCGCAACCAGGGAGTGGTAATGTTGTATGCCAGCAATGTCAGAGGGGGCTGGAATTATGGCTCCTATCGTGCCGACAGCCTGGGCCCGCTCTTAGAGAAACTTGCAAAAACAAATTAAAGTTGCTCACGCCGCCTGGGCAAGCGGTGCAATTTTTGCCAAAGCTTGCTGAGAACGGGACCCATGGGTCTGTCTTTCAGGCAAACCGCTCGAATCTCCCCCTCATACACGCGGTAGCCCTCCATTTGCTCAAAGGGCTGCAACAATCCCTGTTTGAGTTCTGGCTCAATCAAAGCATGGGGCAACATGCCATAACTGCGCCCTGAAAGAATCACCTGCTTCTTGGTATGCACGTCATTCACATACCAATGCTGGCTGAGCGGGTTGATGCCAAAACCGCCGGCAGTGTTCCCATGGCTGCTGTGGGTACGTTCAATCACCTGAATAAACGGGGCGAGCTCCGTCTCAGTCACGGGTGCCACCTGTTTCAGCAAAGGAAAATTCGCAGCCACCATCGTGCTAACCTGAAGACAGGCCACTGGCAGGCTGAGCAAATCCCGCCGGCGTTCGAATCGCGGCTCCCAGCCCATGATCGCCAGATCGCAGTCCTTTTGAAGCAGACGCTCCAGCGAGCCGCCCAATAATTCACAATGAATATGCAATTGCGTACAGGGATATTCCCGATTGGTTTCATGAAAAGCCGCAAGAATCTGCGGCAAAAGATAATAGCCATCCACCGCCAGATGCAGGGCAGGCTCCAGTCCTGTCGCCATTTGGGCGCTGAAACTTTCCAGGTTCTCAATCTCTTTGAGCAGGGGTTGAACCCTTTGATAAAAAGCTTCGCCCTGAGGAGTCAGCACCGGACGATAGCCTTCGCGCGAAAAAAGCGCAAAACCCAGGTGTTCTTCAAGGTTTTGAATCGCACGTGTCACTGCAGGTTGAGTTACATTCAAGACCTCATGGGCAGCTTTGGCAAAACTGCCAGCCTGCACCACCGCCGCTAAGGTTTTTAAATGTTCAAATTTCATTTATTCTCTAAAATCAATAAATAATTATTATAATCTCAATAATAATATCATACTTTTGTTTATATTCTAACGCCCTTTATACTCAGATTATCAAGTTCAAAACGAGGTATCAGAAATGAACAGCACCGCAATGATTCGAAATTCCCGCAAAGGCCTTTTGGCCTTGAATATCGCCCTCTGGTCAGGACAAATTCTCTTGGCCCTGCTATTTGGCATGATTGGAAGCATGAAACTCACAACCCCTCTTGCCACTTTGGTTCAATCCCTGCCCTCTCTGGCTGGAATGCCCGAAGGTCTGATACGCTTGATTGGACTTTCAGAGCTGGCGGGAGCCTTGGGCTTGATTTTACCTGCAGCAACGCG is drawn from bacterium (Candidatus Blackallbacteria) CG13_big_fil_rev_8_21_14_2_50_49_14 and contains these coding sequences:
- a CDS encoding FAD-dependent oxidoreductase, producing the protein MKVLIAGAGIGGLGMALALEKFGIEAEIFEAAPVLKAVGAGLWVAPNGLEILNRISPELKRKVQEAGQELAFSSVEDLQGHQLSGFNAAHLRSRYGAGPLAIKRADLHQILIQALRKTTLQTGKRLQSFITDEDQIVLEFEDGSQTRGDLLIGADGLRSRVRQSLFGDIPLRYSGQTCWRGLAPLQLPAPWQGKGMELWGDKPGLRAGFSPVSAQEVYFYLTQALPAGGKDSPETLKSELLKAFAAFPPLISELIQATPHEAFLRNDLSDFVPLNHYGKDRVFLLGDAAHATTPNLGQGANQALESAWVLAESLAQNPEDLHKVLQRYESLRIPRARRIVETSWKIGQLSNLKRGLRLRNWFMSHLPASLTEKQLQAVFQIPAS